In Flavivirga abyssicola, the following are encoded in one genomic region:
- a CDS encoding metal-dependent hydrolase, giving the protein MDSLTQIVLGAACGEAVLGKKIGNKALLFGAIGGTIPDLDVYIGSLIYNNEIDAMLFHRGFMYSILFSVLAAFLFGWVTYKLYNSGKRLHTTTKNDWVRLFFWSLFTHPILDCFTPYGTQLFTPLSNYRVAFNNIAVVDPIYTLPFLICIIVLMFFNRKSNKRKLWLKLGLGISSVYMLLTLGNKFYIDTIFRKSMAEHHIKFNRYSTQPAIFNNVLWYGIVETDASYFMANYSLLDRKNRFLNFKELPKQRDLNPSEFDDIKDLAWFSNHYYSVYKVTDNAYRYNDLRYPILDENDPNSSVFSLTLYKDGNRLNIKPFEPQFDDFKTAMSDLWERIKGI; this is encoded by the coding sequence ATGGATTCATTAACTCAAATCGTTTTAGGAGCAGCTTGTGGAGAAGCGGTTCTGGGGAAAAAAATAGGAAATAAGGCTTTATTGTTTGGTGCTATTGGTGGTACAATTCCAGATTTGGATGTGTACATTGGTAGTTTGATTTATAATAATGAAATTGATGCTATGTTGTTTCACAGAGGCTTTATGTATTCTATTTTATTTTCTGTTCTTGCAGCGTTTCTTTTTGGTTGGGTTACCTATAAATTATATAATTCGGGTAAACGTTTGCATACAACTACTAAAAATGATTGGGTTCGTTTGTTCTTTTGGTCTTTATTCACACACCCTATCTTAGATTGTTTTACACCTTACGGTACTCAATTATTTACACCGCTTAGTAATTATCGTGTTGCCTTTAACAATATTGCGGTTGTTGACCCTATTTATACCTTACCATTTCTAATCTGTATAATTGTTCTCATGTTTTTTAATAGAAAATCGAATAAAAGAAAGCTTTGGTTAAAGTTAGGATTAGGAATAAGTTCTGTTTACATGTTACTAACCTTAGGTAATAAGTTTTATATAGATACTATATTTAGAAAGTCTATGGCAGAACATCATATTAAATTTAATCGCTACAGTACCCAACCTGCCATATTTAACAATGTGTTATGGTATGGAATAGTAGAAACTGATGCTTCATATTTTATGGCTAATTATTCTTTGTTGGATAGGAAAAATAGGTTTTTGAATTTTAAAGAATTACCAAAGCAACGCGATTTAAATCCTTCAGAGTTTGATGATATTAAAGACTTAGCATGGTTTAGTAATCATTATTATAGTGTTTATAAAGTTACAGATAATGCGTATCGATACAATGATTTGAGGTATCCTATTTTAGATGAAAACGATCCAAATTCTTCTGTTTTTAGTTTAACATTATACAAAGATGGTAATCGATTAAACATAAAGCCGTTTGAACCTCAATTTGATGATTTTAAAACTGCCATGTCCGATTTGTGGGAGCGTATCAAAGGGATTTAA
- a CDS encoding aminotransferase class I/II-fold pyridoxal phosphate-dependent enzyme, whose amino-acid sequence MAFKPANSIQDLQYFGEFGGVNPSISDSSTYTFLSAKTMFDTFEGNADGCYLYSRHSSPSNLYLGEALAAMESTETANVSASGMGAITPVLLQLCDAGDHIISSRTIYGGTYAFLKNFIPRFNIDTSFVDITDLEIVENAITKNTKVLYCESVSNPLLEVANIKGLANIAKRHNLKLIVDNTFSPLSISPAILGADVVIHSLTKFINGSSDTVGGVVCGTQEFINDLRNVNDGASMLLGSTMDSLRASSVLKNLRTLHIRMQQHSHNATYLAKKFEADGLKTVYPGLESHPSHELFKSMMNEKYGFGGMLTIDVGSLDKANELMEMMQDKNLGYLAVSLGFYKTLFSAPGSSTSSEIPEEEQKEMGLSDGLIRFSIGLDADIERTYKTMRACMETLNILDSKRETVKSL is encoded by the coding sequence ATGGCTTTTAAACCTGCAAATAGTATACAAGACTTACAATATTTTGGTGAATTTGGAGGTGTAAACCCTTCTATTTCAGATTCCTCTACCTACACATTCTTATCTGCAAAAACCATGTTTGACACCTTTGAAGGTAACGCAGACGGTTGCTATTTATATTCGCGGCATTCTTCTCCTTCAAATCTATACTTAGGGGAAGCTTTAGCAGCTATGGAAAGTACTGAAACTGCAAATGTTTCGGCATCTGGTATGGGAGCTATTACACCTGTACTATTACAGTTATGTGATGCTGGAGACCACATTATTTCTAGCAGAACTATTTACGGTGGTACGTATGCTTTTTTGAAAAATTTTATACCACGGTTTAATATTGACACATCTTTTGTTGATATTACAGATTTGGAAATCGTCGAAAACGCCATTACAAAAAACACAAAAGTATTGTATTGTGAATCTGTTAGTAATCCACTTTTAGAAGTTGCTAATATTAAAGGATTAGCCAATATTGCCAAGAGACATAATTTAAAATTAATCGTAGATAACACCTTTTCTCCACTCTCTATCTCACCAGCAATACTCGGTGCTGATGTAGTGATTCACAGTCTAACAAAATTTATTAATGGGTCTAGTGATACCGTTGGTGGTGTTGTTTGTGGTACTCAAGAATTTATAAATGATTTACGTAATGTGAATGATGGTGCATCTATGCTATTGGGCTCAACAATGGATAGTTTAAGAGCTTCATCCGTATTAAAAAACCTAAGAACATTGCATATTAGAATGCAACAGCATAGCCATAATGCCACTTATTTAGCTAAAAAATTCGAAGCAGACGGTCTAAAAACTGTTTATCCTGGATTAGAATCTCATCCATCACATGAATTATTTAAAAGTATGATGAATGAAAAATATGGTTTTGGAGGTATGCTAACAATCGATGTTGGCTCTTTGGATAAAGCAAACGAACTTATGGAAATGATGCAAGACAAAAACTTAGGATATTTAGCAGTGAGCCTAGGATTTTACAAAACCCTGTTTAGTGCCCCAGGAAGTTCTACATCATCTGAAATTCCAGAGGAAGAACAAAAAGAAATGGGTTTAAGTGACGGATTAATTCGCTTTTCAATAGGTTTAGATGCAGATATTGAACGCACTTATAAAACCATGCGAGCATGTATGGAGACGCTTAATATTCTTGACTCCAAACGAGAAACCGTTAAATCCCTTTGA
- a CDS encoding Lrp/AsnC family transcriptional regulator: MVFDDIDRRLLDYLQIDSKQTNKELSNKLNLSVTAVYERIKKLEREGYIDGYVALVNKELVDKAFVAFCHIKLIQHSQDYVVKFEKEVANISEVLECYHISGDYDYLLKVLVKDMQAFREFMVKKLTTINHIGSTHSMFVINEVKHTTAINM, translated from the coding sequence ATGGTATTTGATGATATTGATAGGAGGTTATTAGATTATTTACAGATAGATAGCAAACAAACAAATAAAGAGCTTTCTAATAAGCTGAATCTTTCTGTGACGGCGGTTTATGAACGTATAAAAAAACTTGAAAGGGAGGGCTATATTGATGGATATGTAGCATTAGTAAATAAAGAGCTTGTAGATAAAGCCTTTGTAGCATTTTGTCATATCAAGCTCATACAGCACAGTCAGGACTATGTTGTAAAGTTCGAAAAAGAGGTAGCTAATATAAGTGAAGTGTTAGAATGTTATCATATTAGTGGTGATTACGACTATTTATTAAAAGTTTTAGTAAAAGACATGCAGGCTTTTCGAGAATTTATGGTTAAAAAGCTAACCACAATCAATCATATAGGTAGTACACATAGCATGTTTGTAATAAATGAAGTAAAGCATACTACAGCAATTAATATGTAA
- a CDS encoding CPBP family intramembrane glutamic endopeptidase gives MNTTIYKGIEFLIIFILLPISFAIDYSIKLKMGIGIIGFIYIIYVLLRVEKKQFKMAPNLKWRIFWKQTILKLAVIAILTTLFVWLTDSKLLFNVLINKPKLWLFILFIYSFFSVYPQEIIYRTFYFQRYKDLFKNEVLFIFVNAIIFSLGHIFFKNSLVIVLTFFGGVLFAITYKNTQSTLLVSLEHAIYGCWLFTVGMGGMLGFPA, from the coding sequence ATGAATACAACAATCTATAAGGGTATTGAGTTTTTAATTATTTTTATTCTACTACCAATTAGCTTTGCTATTGACTACTCTATAAAATTAAAAATGGGTATTGGTATCATTGGTTTTATATATATCATTTATGTTTTATTAAGAGTTGAGAAGAAACAATTTAAGATGGCTCCAAACTTGAAATGGCGTATATTTTGGAAACAAACTATTTTAAAACTAGCCGTAATTGCTATACTTACCACATTGTTTGTGTGGTTAACCGATAGTAAGTTACTTTTTAATGTATTAATAAATAAGCCGAAACTGTGGCTTTTTATATTGTTTATTTATAGCTTTTTTTCGGTATATCCACAAGAAATAATTTATAGGACTTTTTATTTTCAACGTTACAAAGACTTATTTAAAAACGAAGTGTTGTTTATTTTTGTAAATGCTATTATATTTTCTTTAGGTCACATTTTTTTTAAAAATAGTTTAGTGATCGTACTAACATTTTTTGGTGGGGTGCTATTTGCTATAACGTATAAAAACACACAATCTACATTATTGGTTTCCTTAGAGCATGCTATTTATGGTTGTTGGCTCTTTACGGTTGGCATGGGAGGTATGCTTGGGTTTCCGGCATAA
- a CDS encoding sensor histidine kinase has protein sequence MVQTGEQLASTAAERYLLIYMITVLVVVTFLVVIFFIVFQKRKNKLLLDKIKQQQAFEEEIAQAQTEIQEQTLKNIGWELHDNVGQLLSFASMQLSILKMQVADDEKEKFKDTSEALKNSLSEVRALSKTLNNEVVLNIGFEKSITNELNRLKKMKFASAELKTVGKKVDFTNRKHEIIIFRIIQEFLSNSVKYSEAENLAITIEYKTQSLKITAIDDGKGFNMSDIEKGSGLINMKSRATLINAVFKLSSKANQGVKLVLDYPIS, from the coding sequence ATGGTGCAAACCGGAGAACAATTAGCGAGCACAGCTGCAGAACGCTATTTATTGATATATATGATTACTGTTTTAGTAGTTGTAACATTCCTAGTTGTTATCTTTTTTATTGTATTTCAAAAAAGAAAGAACAAACTGTTGTTAGATAAAATTAAACAGCAACAGGCTTTTGAAGAAGAAATAGCACAGGCACAAACAGAAATCCAAGAACAAACGCTTAAAAATATAGGATGGGAATTGCATGATAATGTGGGACAATTACTCTCATTTGCCAGTATGCAACTAAGTATTTTAAAAATGCAGGTAGCAGATGATGAAAAGGAGAAATTTAAAGATACGAGTGAAGCGCTTAAAAATAGTTTATCTGAAGTACGAGCACTTTCAAAAACATTAAATAATGAAGTGGTTTTAAATATAGGCTTTGAAAAATCTATTACTAATGAATTAAATCGACTTAAAAAGATGAAATTTGCTTCTGCTGAACTTAAGACAGTAGGTAAGAAAGTTGATTTTACAAATAGGAAACACGAAATCATTATTTTTAGAATCATACAAGAGTTTTTATCTAATTCTGTAAAATATTCTGAGGCTGAAAACTTAGCCATTACCATAGAATATAAAACACAAAGTCTAAAAATTACAGCTATCGATGATGGTAAAGGATTTAATATGAGTGATATAGAAAAAGGGTCTGGATTAATAAATATGAAAAGTAGGGCAACCTTAATTAATGCAGTGTTTAAATTATCATCAAAAGCTAATCAAGGCGTGAAATTAGTATTAGATTATCCAATTTCTTAA
- a CDS encoding aldehyde dehydrogenase has product MNTIPEILSKQKDFFKSQKTKDISYRLSLLKTLKQEIISNEQAVYEALKKDFKKPEFETFISEFGLVISELNLVIRSLKKWAKPKRVKSSMLTFPSQDYIYKEPYGNVLIIAPWNYPFLLAIEPLIMAIAAGNTVVLKPSELTKHTAQLITNIIQKVFPKTVAISVEGNAEIATELLTQKWDYIFFTGSVPVGKIVARAAANNLTPVTLELGGKSPCIIDETVNLKLVARRISWGKFLNAGQTCISADYIIIKSNIKDAFVEALKTEITKRYGVAPKESPDLPRIINKRNALRIADMLEDSQVIFGGDVDVENCYIAPTIIDTPNLDSKIMSDEIFGPVLPILTYNTAQDIENIIWNYEKPLALYVFSNHSAFVEQTIKKFNFGGGVVNDLLIHFGNHRLPFGGIGSSGMGAYHGKTGFDTFSHNKAISKRGNWSDPGVRYAPYKGKLELLKKMFKYFS; this is encoded by the coding sequence TTGAATACGATACCCGAAATACTTTCAAAACAAAAAGATTTTTTTAAGTCACAAAAAACAAAGGATATCTCTTATAGATTATCACTTTTAAAGACCTTAAAGCAGGAAATAATATCTAATGAGCAAGCGGTTTACGAGGCTTTAAAAAAAGATTTCAAAAAACCAGAGTTCGAAACATTTATTAGCGAATTTGGGTTGGTTATTTCTGAACTGAATTTAGTGATTAGGAGTCTAAAGAAGTGGGCAAAGCCCAAACGAGTAAAATCGTCAATGCTCACATTTCCATCTCAAGATTATATTTATAAAGAACCTTATGGAAATGTATTAATCATTGCCCCATGGAACTATCCCTTTTTATTAGCTATAGAACCTTTAATTATGGCGATTGCTGCAGGTAATACTGTTGTTTTAAAACCTAGCGAACTAACTAAACATACCGCCCAACTCATTACCAACATTATTCAAAAAGTATTTCCAAAAACAGTTGCAATTTCCGTTGAAGGCAACGCTGAGATTGCTACAGAATTACTCACCCAAAAATGGGATTATATATTCTTTACCGGTAGTGTTCCTGTTGGAAAAATTGTTGCTCGTGCAGCAGCTAATAACCTAACACCCGTTACTTTAGAATTAGGAGGTAAATCGCCATGTATTATTGATGAAACCGTTAATTTAAAATTAGTAGCCAGACGTATCTCATGGGGAAAGTTTTTAAATGCTGGACAAACATGTATTTCTGCAGATTACATCATTATAAAATCTAATATTAAGGATGCTTTTGTTGAAGCTTTAAAAACGGAAATAACAAAAAGATATGGCGTAGCCCCAAAAGAATCTCCCGATTTACCAAGAATTATTAACAAAAGAAATGCTCTAAGGATAGCAGACATGCTGGAAGATTCTCAAGTAATTTTCGGAGGGGATGTGGATGTAGAAAATTGCTATATAGCACCTACTATTATTGATACTCCAAATTTAGATAGTAAAATAATGAGTGATGAAATTTTCGGTCCTGTTTTACCTATTCTAACTTATAATACAGCACAGGATATAGAAAATATTATATGGAATTATGAAAAACCATTAGCCCTTTATGTGTTTTCAAACCATAGCGCTTTTGTTGAGCAAACAATCAAAAAATTTAATTTTGGTGGCGGTGTAGTAAACGATCTATTAATCCATTTTGGAAATCACAGATTGCCATTTGGAGGCATAGGTTCTAGTGGTATGGGTGCTTATCATGGAAAAACAGGATTCGATACGTTTTCACATAATAAAGCAATCTCTAAGCGAGGAAATTGGTCTGATCCAGGTGTAAGATACGCGCCATATAAAGGAAAATTAGAGCTTTTAAAAAAAATGTTTAAATACTTCTCTTAA